One Brevibacillus choshinensis genomic window carries:
- a CDS encoding RHS repeat-associated core domain-containing protein, giving the protein MNRKVLSLLLILSLLLSSVSPAAAFAEEGSSKITSQSEAKVKKKKVKSTVEWVADEVNENQIEDKDPSEIPDLTDDEIREMSWDQLPVADAIEIYHQFDRTTLQIASYFYSNLDRFLSHEERLETSKWQDIEVMKKIEALPQERFAKIQSLTPAIGTIYSEWKSNSSTGTVKALTSSVPPEVKYTEKEQKWNYATENSANPVNDLYREANVVETDLVLEGKHGLDLVLQRSYHSMNSKVLWPGYGEDDNVTYKKKVANDEIPFAAGWDFNIPSFSFISQELTTAYENFRDSERYSADTAWFEFTRFKWFINLDDGTSYERNGLSGWKNYPYKGLDFTYDSDGLHARLIKNGITYIYDLETQNGGSVTITKSNPQGDKIKYWIPSTNSNIEITDSVGRVVVLRKNGPYGGISDLEVYSDSSKQNLIKHIHYDMTAMTDYLQLDRVTEISPINETKIVSEYQYHDPNILGKAEFNYNRSYDLPKNDNNGIDSQTYINRDNQYRDEIKYLLLKEASYPVQGLKMNYKYGTYNPNANMLQRGVVRLYQDDYAISYISYHPVTSVTYSYMPMNPNPVDSAVYQTSFSRNYEMVSPEIWKVPKSMILRLASVASRNGDRIVSKEQPTGQLGYLFENTYTVNPQGNHLLSLVKQTAAAPGTVLNDGGKQYKYIPITYTSYHYQNNNVKPNYEQTFVDAQGTSVNQNVYNYLLHNTVVRPSDSEIDNYANETYREYDDYGDITYEEDPQGNDTSWEYLNVSAGFRLPSAIKSQANDNPNHYKQTIYTYNADHLLESETIEDSYPGKEYTDKVIRNYTYQNKLLSKLEETSYGAEQKTLTKTFPAYDRFGLHPTTAIVQVKLATGQSETALTTMYEYDDLGQLKSQSYPDGSQVGYSYDLLGRMKYEGFVASNGDFRITQYEYDDSKRKVTKLLPDDTKIVTVFTPFGDTEYQAQIGTNGQERPLLFNKYMIDGKHLDKSYPYALPERKISYSYNADGSLNSKTDPIGTTYYARTNVSIYGTKYIPESSTVERQPNGLEQYIFTNRYGNQSKQLAKTGDGLQQVITEFDYDAFSNPTRKKETSQSGESRTWQYKYDLRGKPINIIDPESNVYGYGYDSLGNLVTLNENNTLTTRYGYNSLSLKLKEEYVPSGAQETFSYNEVGNVKQFVDKSGNRHEYVYTPFYDVQSITTKNSSGSVTNKETREYDPHNSLLLTLTNSNGSGTANNREIEYTYDAFNRMDSQTAFNRTYTIRYTDSDELMDKLTYPDNTAVSYTYDSAGRLTQVSSGVSGSITYDYNTTSTGEVITLTYPNEVEMEQKLDSFGQINKLNHLKDGNLTWDESTEYNFGNITTINRNSQTFSYEYDKIDRLDSETTPSVSNTYTYDERGNRQSFDGSLPEDGSSTSLTFDGLNRLRSFKNKTTNDKLDYTYYADGFRATKIENEDETKYVYLNGKVIEELDGSGNAIAQNIWGNGLLFRKDFNTNQKGYYGLNSHGDVVSVTDAAGNELNHYDYDSWGNLISQTEGMANPFKYSGEIYDEKTGFYYLRARYYDPSIGRFISEDSYKGQVDNPLSLNRYTYTHNNPLKFVDPSGHEVEIGASSINRPGDTLFDDKKREAMLDIYKRYGLEAVPEMYRDEVQIFSGDALPGSAGVRIVRGVGKAVITAINGVKVANNVLNTSTSSFRNGALTHIIEGANGGGFHWLPGSTGAARIVQGTKSTPNQFGVYTAQVEFNGVLKSGNGGYSTFFPDNWSKDQVINAINEAYSNKAFLNGNTYEGVTQAGMKIGMYLDNAGKIISAFPKY; this is encoded by the coding sequence ATGAACAGAAAGGTACTGAGTTTATTATTGATTTTAAGCTTGTTATTAAGTAGCGTTTCTCCTGCAGCTGCTTTTGCTGAAGAGGGGAGTTCAAAGATAACTTCGCAATCCGAAGCAAAAGTAAAAAAGAAAAAAGTAAAATCAACAGTTGAGTGGGTCGCTGATGAAGTAAATGAAAATCAGATCGAAGATAAAGATCCATCTGAAATTCCTGATCTCACAGATGATGAAATTCGTGAGATGTCCTGGGATCAACTACCAGTAGCTGATGCGATTGAAATTTATCACCAGTTCGATCGAACTACCTTACAAATTGCTTCTTATTTCTACTCCAACCTTGATAGATTTCTTTCTCATGAGGAAAGATTAGAAACATCAAAGTGGCAAGACATCGAAGTGATGAAGAAAATCGAGGCTCTTCCCCAAGAGCGTTTTGCTAAAATTCAGAGTCTTACACCAGCGATCGGTACTATTTACTCTGAGTGGAAGTCAAATTCAAGCACGGGGACAGTAAAGGCATTAACCAGCTCAGTACCCCCTGAGGTAAAGTACACAGAGAAAGAACAGAAATGGAATTACGCGACTGAAAACTCGGCTAATCCAGTAAACGATTTATACCGTGAGGCAAATGTTGTAGAAACAGACCTCGTGCTCGAGGGAAAACATGGACTGGATTTGGTTTTGCAAAGATCCTACCATTCTATGAACAGTAAGGTTCTATGGCCGGGTTACGGCGAAGATGATAACGTAACGTATAAAAAGAAAGTCGCAAATGACGAAATCCCTTTCGCAGCAGGTTGGGATTTTAACATACCGAGCTTTTCTTTCATTTCGCAAGAATTGACGACAGCTTATGAAAATTTTCGAGACAGTGAGCGTTATTCAGCTGACACAGCGTGGTTTGAATTCACCAGGTTCAAATGGTTCATAAATTTAGATGACGGTACAAGTTATGAGAGAAATGGGTTAAGTGGGTGGAAGAATTACCCTTATAAGGGGCTGGATTTTACTTACGACTCGGATGGACTCCATGCAAGATTAATCAAAAATGGCATTACGTATATATATGACTTGGAAACCCAAAATGGTGGAAGTGTAACGATCACCAAATCTAACCCTCAAGGAGATAAAATTAAGTACTGGATTCCAAGTACTAATTCTAATATTGAAATTACTGATAGCGTAGGTCGTGTTGTCGTTTTAAGAAAAAATGGTCCATATGGTGGGATCTCTGATTTAGAAGTTTATTCGGATAGTTCGAAGCAAAACTTAATTAAGCATATTCATTATGACATGACCGCCATGACTGATTATCTTCAGTTAGATCGGGTAACTGAAATTTCTCCAATTAATGAAACGAAAATCGTTTCAGAATATCAATATCACGATCCAAACATTCTTGGGAAAGCAGAGTTTAACTACAATCGATCTTATGATCTACCTAAGAATGATAATAACGGTATAGACTCTCAGACTTATATTAATCGTGATAATCAATACCGAGACGAAATCAAATACCTGTTGTTAAAAGAAGCGTCCTATCCAGTACAAGGATTAAAAATGAATTATAAATATGGGACCTATAATCCTAACGCTAATATGTTACAAAGGGGTGTCGTACGTCTCTATCAGGATGATTATGCGATTTCCTATATTTCATATCATCCAGTAACATCCGTTACTTATTCATATATGCCGATGAATCCAAATCCAGTTGATTCGGCTGTATATCAAACCTCATTTAGTAGAAATTATGAAATGGTTAGTCCTGAAATTTGGAAAGTACCGAAATCGATGATTCTACGACTAGCTTCGGTCGCAAGTCGTAACGGAGATCGAATCGTTTCAAAGGAGCAACCAACTGGCCAATTAGGCTATTTGTTTGAAAATACTTATACAGTAAACCCACAAGGTAACCATTTACTTAGCCTTGTGAAACAGACGGCTGCAGCTCCCGGAACAGTTTTAAATGATGGTGGTAAGCAGTATAAATATATCCCAATTACTTATACTAGCTACCACTATCAGAATAATAATGTAAAGCCAAATTATGAGCAGACTTTCGTTGATGCTCAAGGAACATCAGTAAATCAAAATGTGTACAACTATCTTCTACACAATACTGTAGTACGACCATCTGATTCTGAAATTGATAATTATGCTAACGAGACTTACCGAGAGTACGATGACTATGGAGATATCACGTATGAAGAGGATCCGCAAGGAAATGACACCTCTTGGGAATATTTAAATGTAAGTGCGGGATTTAGACTACCATCGGCTATAAAATCTCAAGCTAATGACAACCCAAATCATTACAAGCAGACGATTTATACGTATAATGCTGACCATTTATTAGAAAGTGAAACAATTGAGGATTCGTATCCGGGAAAAGAATACACTGATAAGGTAATCCGAAACTATACGTATCAGAATAAGTTACTTTCAAAGCTTGAAGAGACTAGCTACGGTGCTGAACAAAAAACATTGACGAAGACTTTCCCGGCATATGATCGTTTTGGTTTGCATCCAACAACAGCAATTGTTCAAGTTAAATTGGCTACTGGTCAAAGTGAAACAGCTTTGACAACCATGTATGAATACGACGATCTTGGACAATTAAAAAGCCAAAGTTACCCTGACGGCAGTCAGGTTGGATATTCGTACGATTTACTCGGGCGCATGAAGTACGAAGGATTTGTTGCAAGTAATGGAGACTTCCGAATAACACAGTATGAGTACGATGATTCAAAAAGAAAGGTTACCAAATTATTACCCGACGATACGAAAATTGTAACGGTGTTTACCCCTTTTGGGGATACTGAGTACCAAGCACAAATTGGTACAAACGGTCAAGAGCGACCACTACTATTTAACAAGTACATGATTGATGGAAAGCACTTGGATAAGTCTTATCCTTATGCGCTTCCAGAACGAAAAATCTCGTATTCATACAATGCTGACGGTTCACTCAATTCGAAGACTGATCCAATTGGGACAACCTACTACGCACGCACAAATGTAAGTATCTACGGGACCAAGTACATTCCAGAAAGTTCAACCGTCGAAAGACAACCAAACGGACTTGAACAATATATATTTACGAATCGTTATGGAAATCAATCAAAGCAGCTAGCTAAAACAGGTGACGGGCTGCAGCAAGTGATTACTGAATTTGATTATGATGCTTTTAGTAATCCAACGAGAAAGAAGGAAACATCTCAATCTGGTGAAAGTAGAACCTGGCAATATAAATACGACCTGCGTGGCAAGCCAATCAATATAATTGATCCAGAGTCTAATGTCTATGGTTATGGATATGACTCTTTAGGAAACCTGGTAACGTTAAATGAGAACAATACCTTAACGACTCGTTATGGGTACAATTCACTGTCTCTAAAATTGAAGGAAGAGTATGTGCCATCCGGTGCTCAAGAGACATTCAGCTATAATGAAGTAGGTAATGTCAAACAATTTGTAGATAAGTCTGGCAATCGTCACGAGTATGTGTACACACCATTTTATGACGTACAATCGATTACTACCAAGAATTCCTCCGGAAGTGTAACCAACAAAGAAACCAGGGAGTATGACCCACATAACTCACTATTGCTTACGCTGACGAATAGTAATGGATCGGGAACAGCCAACAACAGAGAAATTGAGTATACGTACGATGCATTTAATCGTATGGATAGCCAGACCGCCTTTAATCGCACCTATACGATACGTTATACGGACAGCGACGAATTGATGGATAAACTAACTTATCCAGATAATACGGCAGTATCTTATACTTACGATTCAGCTGGTCGGTTAACTCAAGTGAGTAGCGGTGTTTCTGGTAGTATCACCTATGATTACAATACAACAAGCACAGGAGAAGTCATCACACTTACGTATCCAAATGAAGTTGAGATGGAGCAGAAACTCGATTCCTTTGGACAAATTAATAAATTGAACCATCTTAAAGATGGAAATTTAACTTGGGATGAGTCAACTGAATACAATTTTGGTAACATTACTACAATTAATCGAAATTCCCAAACCTTCTCTTACGAATACGATAAGATTGATAGACTTGATTCAGAGACAACACCTAGTGTTTCCAATACGTACACATACGATGAAAGAGGAAACCGACAAAGCTTTGATGGATCCTTACCAGAGGATGGCAGTTCAACATCACTGACCTTCGATGGATTAAACCGTTTGCGTAGTTTTAAAAACAAGACCACGAATGACAAACTAGACTACACGTACTATGCTGATGGTTTCCGGGCAACAAAGATTGAAAACGAAGATGAAACGAAATACGTTTACCTTAATGGAAAAGTAATTGAAGAACTAGATGGATCGGGTAATGCAATCGCTCAGAATATCTGGGGCAACGGACTGCTTTTCCGTAAGGACTTTAACACTAACCAGAAGGGGTATTACGGGCTTAACAGTCACGGAGACGTAGTATCGGTGACCGATGCCGCTGGTAATGAACTGAATCATTACGATTACGATTCTTGGGGTAATCTTATTTCTCAGACAGAAGGTATGGCTAATCCCTTTAAGTATAGTGGGGAGATCTATGATGAAAAAACTGGATTCTACTATTTAAGAGCTCGTTACTATGACCCAAGCATAGGACGATTTATTTCAGAGGACTCGTATAAAGGGCAAGTTGACAATCCACTGTCACTGAATAGATATACGTATACACATAATAACCCATTGAAGTTTGTGGACCCTAGTGGACATGAAGTTGAAATCGGTGCTTCATCAATTAACAGGCCTGGAGATACTCTTTTTGATGATAAGAAGAGAGAGGCTATGTTAGATATCTATAAAAGATATGGATTAGAAGCTGTTCCAGAAATGTATCGTGATGAAGTTCAAATATTTTCAGGGGATGCCCTTCCAGGTTCCGCAGGAGTAAGAATTGTTCGGGGTGTAGGCAAAGCTGTTATTACAGCAATTAACGGGGTAAAGGTCGCAAATAATGTATTAAATACATCCACTAGCTCTTTCAGAAATGGTGCCTTGACACATATAATTGAAGGTGCCAATGGAGGAGGATTTCACTGGCTTCCAGGATCTACAGGTGCTGCGAGAATAGTTCAGGGAACCAAGTCAACTCCGAATCAGTTTGGAGTATATACAGCACAGGTGGAATTTAATGGTGTATTAAAGAGTGGTAACGGCGGGTACTCTACCTTTTTTCCTGATAACTGGTCTAAAGACCAAGTAATTAATGCAATTAATGAAGCTTATTCAAACAAAGCTTTTCTAAATGGTAATACTTATGAAGGTGTCACCCAAGCTGGAATGAAAATTGGGATGTACCTTGATAATGCAGGAAAAATAATTAGCGCATTTCCAAAGTATTAA
- a CDS encoding fibronectin type III domain-containing protein, with amino-acid sequence MTKKRRWLKGLIVAGLLMGNMTAFPLSNAKANQTTQLEVGVMKHDQSQVEQGEEIPEEADLEIPILKLSDLPHNKYFSRMTGRNHIQLSGNVRGMNKGDELTINAQVDSNEAFVIDKLKANGSKQKFKTHKVEMDETLEDGEHILRVWAMDQEGRESTVAEIEFIVDTQKPTEPTIKEVEELESDVGVEKLLDIQYPEDAVEKYYQIDDGAWEKYDGNILVELGDSAENLSKTVKARAVDIAGNESENQAVILLARKAAPVLTVTPTLVEKGGNVTLSWTGTFLSYQVRIGTEYDNANLVKKYVSNTSYTFNTINVAPNTTLYCRVVGISDEGEVDSLVKTFTVKGPSDTQPPTAPTLTASNIGDTNVTLSWTASSDNVGVIGYDIYRDDSLYTSVASSQRSLNITTLGSAKTYYFQVKAKDAAGNTSASNQVRVTTTGTDTLPPSAPVLTISGVTSTSAVLTWTESTDNVGVVGYLVNQGTTNQILLATVSPDVRTYTVTGLQPDTYYYFNVKAIDAAGNTRTSGATLARTLADTQAPTAPVLSSPSKTDTTVTLSWTASTDNVGVTGYDVYVNGVYNSTTANRTIVIPQLLPNTSYSFIVKAKDAAGNVASSNTITVKTNLSLQLDKYKVVEAPSNDGAVTDTLLVTLPGGTFTTDVASGVRVNNLPVGLVINVTRASDTQLTVSFTGKAINHANLNDVTNASVTVLQSKITGATSDVTSGLVTFDFMDPTATLNLSTNIIHESQVNDGSINEKMVVTVENGVLAADLSAGVSITNLPAGLTLVVTRDSDTQFTIAFNGKAISHTNQNDVANAFITVEKSKINGATANIISGMFSFDFTDQNPVGTYVYEYDNQNRLISITKNGAILYEFTYDANGNLKSKVKH; translated from the coding sequence TTGACTAAAAAACGCAGGTGGTTAAAGGGACTGATAGTAGCAGGCTTATTAATGGGAAACATGACGGCTTTTCCCTTAAGTAATGCAAAAGCAAACCAAACTACCCAACTGGAAGTAGGGGTTATGAAGCATGATCAAAGCCAGGTTGAGCAGGGAGAAGAAATCCCGGAGGAAGCCGATTTAGAGATTCCGATATTAAAATTGTCAGACTTACCTCATAACAAGTATTTCTCTAGGATGACAGGGCGAAACCACATTCAGCTCTCAGGAAACGTGAGAGGGATGAATAAAGGAGACGAACTCACGATTAATGCTCAGGTAGACTCCAACGAAGCCTTCGTTATCGATAAGTTGAAAGCAAATGGATCTAAACAGAAGTTTAAGACTCACAAAGTTGAAATGGACGAGACTCTTGAAGATGGTGAACATATTTTAAGAGTGTGGGCAATGGATCAAGAGGGACGTGAATCAACAGTAGCGGAAATAGAGTTCATAGTTGACACTCAAAAGCCAACTGAACCGACTATTAAAGAAGTAGAGGAATTGGAAAGTGATGTCGGAGTAGAAAAGCTGCTTGACATACAATATCCTGAGGACGCGGTTGAAAAATACTATCAGATAGATGACGGCGCTTGGGAGAAATATGATGGCAATATTTTAGTTGAACTTGGCGACAGTGCTGAAAATTTGTCCAAGACTGTTAAAGCTAGAGCTGTAGATATTGCAGGAAATGAATCAGAAAATCAGGCTGTAATTTTGCTTGCTAGGAAGGCTGCCCCGGTATTAACTGTGACTCCAACATTGGTAGAAAAAGGTGGAAATGTTACTTTATCGTGGACGGGGACCTTTTTGAGTTACCAGGTTCGGATTGGGACAGAATATGACAATGCTAACCTTGTAAAAAAATATGTATCAAATACCTCCTATACGTTTAACACGATTAATGTCGCTCCTAATACTACACTCTATTGTAGAGTAGTAGGTATTTCGGACGAAGGAGAGGTAGATTCGTTAGTTAAAACGTTTACTGTGAAAGGTCCTTCAGATACTCAACCCCCTACTGCCCCCACTTTAACGGCTTCAAATATTGGGGATACCAATGTGACCTTAAGCTGGACTGCCTCATCAGACAATGTAGGTGTGATTGGGTATGACATTTACAGAGATGATTCGTTGTATACAAGTGTTGCTTCTTCACAGAGAAGCCTTAATATTACGACTTTAGGTTCTGCAAAGACATATTATTTCCAAGTGAAGGCAAAAGATGCCGCTGGAAATACCTCTGCAAGTAATCAAGTTCGAGTGACAACGACTGGTACAGACACCCTACCACCTTCAGCACCGGTATTAACAATCTCAGGAGTAACATCTACATCTGCAGTCCTAACATGGACAGAGTCCACTGACAATGTTGGTGTAGTTGGCTATTTAGTGAATCAAGGTACAACAAATCAAATTTTGTTAGCGACGGTTTCACCTGATGTAAGAACATACACTGTGACAGGATTACAACCGGACACTTACTATTATTTCAATGTTAAAGCGATAGATGCAGCTGGAAACACTCGGACAAGTGGCGCAACCCTTGCGCGAACACTTGCAGATACTCAAGCTCCTACTGCTCCAGTTTTGTCATCACCCTCAAAAACCGATACAACGGTGACACTTTCTTGGACAGCTTCAACAGATAATGTTGGTGTAACTGGGTACGATGTATATGTTAATGGGGTATATAATTCGACGACTGCTAACCGCACAATCGTGATACCACAGTTACTCCCCAATACATCCTATAGCTTTATTGTAAAAGCAAAAGATGCAGCTGGGAATGTAGCATCTAGCAATACGATTACTGTGAAAACTAACCTTTCGTTACAACTTGATAAATACAAAGTAGTAGAGGCTCCAAGTAACGATGGTGCTGTCACAGATACGTTATTGGTCACATTACCAGGAGGAACGTTTACCACAGACGTTGCGAGTGGAGTTCGAGTAAACAATCTCCCAGTAGGCCTTGTAATTAATGTTACTCGTGCAAGTGATACACAGCTTACAGTGTCTTTCACAGGAAAGGCTATTAATCATGCTAATTTGAACGATGTAACAAATGCATCTGTTACCGTACTTCAATCCAAAATTACCGGTGCTACTTCTGATGTAACATCAGGTTTGGTTACCTTTGATTTTATGGATCCTACTGCAACATTAAATCTATCTACGAATATCATTCATGAGTCACAGGTTAACGATGGTTCTATAAACGAAAAGATGGTAGTGACTGTTGAAAACGGGGTGTTAGCGGCAGATCTTTCGGCAGGGGTATCTATTACAAATCTACCTGCAGGGCTAACACTTGTTGTCACAAGAGACAGTGACACTCAATTCACTATCGCATTTAACGGAAAGGCAATTAGTCATACCAATCAAAATGACGTAGCTAATGCATTCATAACTGTTGAAAAAAGCAAAATCAACGGTGCAACGGCCAATATCATTTCTGGAATGTTCAGTTTTGATTTCACTGATCAGAACCCGGTGGGGACATATGTCTACGAATATGATAACCAGAACAGGTTAATATCCATCACTAAAAATGGCGCAATATTATATGAATTTACTTATGACGCCAATGGTAATTTGAAAAGCAAAGTAAAACATTAA
- a CDS encoding N-acetylmuramoyl-L-alanine amidase, giving the protein MKIINMLITNKTARPGTRITPRGLVIHWTANEGKGADAVANRNYFDRPTTEASAHYCVDDKQIVRCLPENEMGYHVGAKLYKTDALKRLSSYPNNCTIGIEMCVNKDGDFQKMYQTTLELATDILKRYGWGVDHLWRHYDITGKNCPAYFVTDSFAERFFGQSAEKAWEKFKGDVQTILTGNPQKNQPNVVKVSIEINGVHLPAQGYLKDGVSHLPVRAVAEAFGGKVEWCAETKQVKVSGQDLTETIESGVSYAPARELSAALNLQVEWHGTTKTVKLKGCVCE; this is encoded by the coding sequence ATGAAAATCATCAACATGTTGATCACCAATAAAACTGCACGCCCCGGGACACGGATCACTCCCCGGGGCCTTGTTATTCACTGGACTGCCAACGAAGGGAAGGGAGCCGATGCCGTGGCTAACCGGAATTACTTCGACAGGCCTACTACAGAAGCCAGCGCCCACTACTGCGTAGACGATAAGCAGATCGTCAGATGCCTGCCGGAGAATGAGATGGGCTATCATGTCGGTGCCAAGTTGTACAAGACGGACGCACTCAAGCGCCTCAGTTCCTACCCTAACAACTGCACGATCGGGATTGAAATGTGCGTGAACAAGGACGGTGATTTCCAGAAGATGTACCAAACCACGCTGGAGCTCGCAACGGACATCCTGAAACGATACGGCTGGGGAGTGGATCACCTCTGGCGTCATTACGATATCACAGGGAAGAACTGCCCGGCGTATTTCGTTACTGATAGCTTTGCCGAGCGATTTTTTGGTCAATCAGCTGAGAAAGCGTGGGAGAAATTCAAGGGCGATGTGCAGACGATACTCACAGGGAATCCACAGAAAAATCAACCAAATGTGGTTAAAGTATCAATTGAGATCAACGGAGTGCACCTACCTGCTCAAGGATACCTAAAGGACGGAGTTTCCCATCTCCCTGTTCGTGCTGTTGCAGAAGCATTCGGTGGAAAGGTCGAGTGGTGCGCTGAAACCAAACAAGTGAAAGTGAGCGGCCAAGATCTGACTGAGACAATCGAGTCGGGTGTTTCGTATGCCCCGGCCCGGGAGCTTTCAGCGGCGCTAAATCTCCAAGTGGAGTGGCATGGCACCACCAAAACCGTAAAATTGAAAGGATGTGTATGTGAATAA
- a CDS encoding phage holin family protein: MKFLQSLDNVATPANGWAATIGAMVAPWFQYLYGSNRQDILVVLLFMIALDWVTGIHAAKKDKTYSSEYGLGRIPRTLFLVTLPALANLLDRVMGTPGFLFFGVTFGLIYHTWTSLTANAHRAGWPIPKSIVSLVGSEIKAKAERAARKETK; encoded by the coding sequence ATGAAATTTCTACAGAGCCTAGATAATGTAGCAACCCCGGCGAACGGATGGGCAGCTACAATCGGTGCTATGGTAGCACCATGGTTTCAGTATCTTTATGGAAGTAACCGTCAGGATATCTTAGTGGTTCTGCTTTTTATGATCGCACTTGATTGGGTAACTGGAATCCACGCGGCCAAGAAGGACAAAACCTATTCATCTGAATATGGACTCGGTCGTATTCCGAGAACATTGTTTCTGGTAACATTGCCGGCCCTTGCAAACTTGTTAGACCGGGTAATGGGTACTCCTGGTTTTCTTTTCTTCGGTGTAACGTTTGGCCTCATTTATCACACATGGACAAGCCTTACGGCAAATGCACATCGGGCTGGCTGGCCTATTCCAAAGTCGATTGTTAGCCTCGTTGGGTCTGAGATCAAAGCGAAGGCAGAACGGGCAGCACGAAAGGAGACGAAGTAA
- a CDS encoding CD1375 family protein — translation MVAIYVALIVAGRRTYESVPANLKPAVKSDLEAIGLSSKGTPQV, via the coding sequence ATGGTAGCGATTTACGTAGCTCTGATTGTCGCAGGACGCCGCACATACGAAAGTGTACCTGCAAACCTGAAACCGGCTGTAAAAAGCGATCTGGAAGCAATCGGATTGAGCTCAAAAGGAACACCGCAAGTGTAA
- a CDS encoding CD1375 family protein: MVAIYYNLIKAGRRTIESVPANLREEVQAMLDADNATT; this comes from the coding sequence GTGGTTGCTATCTACTACAACCTGATCAAAGCCGGTCGCAGAACAATTGAATCGGTACCAGCCAATCTGCGGGAGGAAGTGCAGGCGATGCTCGATGCTGACAACGCTACCACTTAG
- a CDS encoding Kelch repeat-containing protein, which produces MDAVAFALAKSIKVSDDILIKKSNMPLAFKNGGAGGVNGKAYVFAGETSSTIVANHYEYDPTTDTYAVKDGSPGGLKSRGFCASLTKVYSIGGAIGSMGGDERNLIYEYDPTTNIWTSKALMPVAMRGPGVAYNPNDRMIYVAGDNKLPMYQYDPSKNVWATKASMAKARNGNGLAAVGGKLLATGGIGDNDYTAELYNPTTNSWSPAANMPRNRRWHTSMGIGDNAYLFGGYDDFVNTNDILNVHIYNVVENKWTFGTTTIWEQAVGMMPALVGDKIYTFGGAGYSSSVVQSLCHEYTPRKIDGLDALLGWLAAN; this is translated from the coding sequence ATGGACGCTGTAGCTTTTGCTCTGGCGAAGTCGATTAAAGTAAGCGACGATATCCTAATCAAGAAATCAAACATGCCACTCGCTTTCAAGAATGGCGGCGCGGGCGGGGTGAACGGAAAGGCTTACGTTTTTGCTGGGGAAACATCCAGCACAATTGTAGCCAATCATTACGAGTACGACCCCACCACCGATACCTACGCAGTAAAAGACGGCTCGCCGGGTGGCCTCAAGAGTCGAGGGTTTTGTGCTTCCCTGACAAAAGTCTATTCCATCGGCGGCGCAATCGGCAGTATGGGCGGGGACGAGCGTAATCTGATTTACGAATACGACCCAACAACAAACATCTGGACATCGAAAGCGCTCATGCCCGTCGCTATGAGGGGGCCGGGGGTGGCCTATAATCCTAACGATAGGATGATATATGTAGCGGGTGACAATAAACTGCCTATGTATCAATACGACCCATCCAAAAACGTATGGGCTACGAAAGCGTCAATGGCTAAGGCAAGGAACGGTAATGGATTAGCTGCGGTAGGTGGAAAACTGCTTGCTACCGGCGGCATTGGCGATAACGACTATACCGCCGAATTGTATAACCCAACCACCAACAGTTGGTCGCCAGCGGCAAACATGCCACGAAACCGTAGATGGCACACGTCTATGGGTATTGGTGACAATGCTTATCTATTCGGGGGATACGATGATTTTGTAAACACAAACGATATTTTGAATGTTCATATTTACAATGTAGTGGAAAACAAGTGGACATTCGGAACGACTACAATTTGGGAGCAAGCTGTTGGTATGATGCCTGCACTAGTTGGCGACAAAATTTATACATTCGGGGGTGCGGGCTATAGCAGCTCGGTGGTGCAATCTTTATGCCACGAATACACGCCACGAAAAATAGACGGACTGGATGCCTTGCTAGGCTGGCTAGCAGCAAACTAA